CTCGCCGTCGTCGGCTTCGTCGCCTGGCTGCCGCTGGTCATCTGGCTCGGGATCAAGTTCAGCCTGGCCTCCCCCGCCCTGATGCTGGAGAAGAGCACGGTCGTCAAGGCCTTCGCGCGCTCCTCCAAGCTCGTCGGCGGCTCCTGGTGGCGCATCTTCGGCATCACGGTCCTCACCAGCCTGATCGCCTTCATCGTCGCGCTGATGGTCGTCGCACCGTTCCAGATGATCGGCCTCTTCGCCTTCGGCGGCGGCCTCGACTCCCTGGAGGACGGCAGCGCCCAGACCGCCTGGGGGCCGCTGATCTTCTCCGGGATCGGTCTGATCATCGCCCAGACGATCATCATGCCCATCCAGTCCGGCGTCACCGTCCTGCTCTACATCGACCAGCGCATCCGCCGCGAGGGCCTCGACCTGGAGCTCGCCCGGGCGGCCGGCATCGAGAACTACGGCACGACCGGAGGCTGACCCACCGATGATGAGCACGGGGGGCCTCATCACCCGCACCGCGGCACTCCTGCCGAACGCGGAGACACCACCGGTGACGACACCGCGCGCACCCGCCCAGGAGGCGGCCGAGCGCGAACTGTCCAAGCCGATGTACCACGAGAACGACCCGGGCCTGGTGGACCGCGCCCTGCGCGCCTTCTTCGACTGGCTCGACGACCTGTTCGGCGCCGCCTCCGAGGCCACCCCCGGAGGCGCCGTCGGCCTGGCCGCCGTCCTCCTCCTGCTCGTCCTGGCCGTCGCCGCCCTGTGGTGGCGCCTGGGCTCCCCCCGCCGCGGCGCCACCTCCGAAAGCGCCCTCTTCGGCGACGGCGTCCGCAGCGCGGCCGACCACCGCACCGCCGCCGAGGTCCACGCCGCCGCCGGCCGCTGGACCGAGGCCGTCCAGGAGCGCATGCGCGCCGTCGTCCGCGCCCTGGAGGAACGCACCCTCCTGGACCCCCGCCCCGGCCGCACCGCCGACGAGGCGGCCGCCGAAGCCGCCGTCTCCCTGCCGGACCACGCCGCCGCCCTCCACGCCGCCGCCCGCACCTTCGACGACGTCACGTACGGCGGCCGCACCGCGGACGCCGACACCTACGCCCGCCTGCGCACCCTCGACCACACCCTGGACCGCACGAAGCCGCTCCTGACAGGACCCACCGCATGAGCGCCCCCGACAAAGCCGGCGGCCCCCCGGACCCCACCGCTTCCACTGCTTCCGCCGGAACCGGGGGCGCATCGGGCGGATCCCCCGCGGGTTCCGGTGGGGCCGGGGGTGTGTCGGGGCGCTCCCCGCAGGGCGCCGAACGCACCACCGCCACACCTGCCGACCCTGAGAACCGTTCGGCGCCCGAGGAGACGCCCCGGCGCGCCCCCGGCCCCACCGGAACCCCCCCGACCCCGACCCCGGCCACCGCCGCAACCGCCACCACCGCCGGCCGGGGCGACGGCGGAGCCCCCGGCCGGGGACTCGGCCCGGGACTCCGCCGAGCCACCCGCAGGGTCCGCCGTACCGCCGCCATCGTCGCCGTCCTGGCCGCCGGCGCCGTCATCCTCGCCGCCCTGAACTCCGGCACGCGCCACGGCCACCTCGACCCCCGCTCCGCCGACCCCGCCGGCAGCCGCGCCGTCGCCGAGCTCCTCAAGCAACGCGGGGTCTCGACCCGCGTCGTCACCACCGCCCGCGAGGCCGCCGACGCGGCCGGCCCCGGCACCACCCTCCTCGTCACCGACCCGGACCGCCTCGGCGCCACCCAGCGCAGCGCCATCCGCTCCGCCATCGACCTCTCCGGCGGCCGCACCGTGCTCCTCGCCCCCGGCGACCACAGCCTCGGCGACCTCTCCCCCGGAGTCCGTACGGAGGACGACCCCGGCGCCGACGACCTCGACCCCCGCTGCGCCCTGCCCGCCGCCACTTCGGCGGGCCGCGCCGGCACCGGCGGCGACCTCCGCTACACCACCGCCCTCCCCGGAGCCACCGCCTGCTACCCCAGCGGCGG
This DNA window, taken from Streptomyces sp. TN58, encodes the following:
- a CDS encoding DUF4129 domain-containing protein, with protein sequence MMSTGGLITRTAALLPNAETPPVTTPRAPAQEAAERELSKPMYHENDPGLVDRALRAFFDWLDDLFGAASEATPGGAVGLAAVLLLLVLAVAALWWRLGSPRRGATSESALFGDGVRSAADHRTAAEVHAAAGRWTEAVQERMRAVVRALEERTLLDPRPGRTADEAAAEAAVSLPDHAAALHAAARTFDDVTYGGRTADADTYARLRTLDHTLDRTKPLLTGPTA
- a CDS encoding DUF4350 domain-containing protein, yielding MSGRSPQGAERTTATPADPENRSAPEETPRRAPGPTGTPPTPTPATAATATTAGRGDGGAPGRGLGPGLRRATRRVRRTAAIVAVLAAGAVILAALNSGTRHGHLDPRSADPAGSRAVAELLKQRGVSTRVVTTAREAADAAGPGTTLLVTDPDRLGATQRSAIRSAIDLSGGRTVLLAPGDHSLGDLSPGVRTEDDPGADDLDPRCALPAATSAGRAGTGGDLRYTTALPGATACYPSGGHPTLLVLPTGTTGGDTVLLGSETILLNESLAEQGNASLALQLLGSRPDLVWYLPSLADSDPGDGDQDKSLLELVPAGWSWALLQLFVAAALAALWRARRLGPLVTERLPVAVRASEATEGRARLYRKAGARDRAATVLRAASRERLAALVGVPPTQAHDPAALVPAVSARLTGGPQDVAALLFGTTPSDDAALVALADHLDALEREVRTS